The window TTCCTTATAACAGTGCCCCTGTGAGCAGTGTGGTCTTCCTTATAACAGTGTCCCTGTGAGCAGTGTGAGCTTCCACACAGCAGTGGTGTTTTGTTGTGTTCAAGGCGTTCAATGTTTCAGACtttgttctttttcttatttatttaccacctttttaagaaattcacccaagtgGTGTATAACAAGAACAATCTTCTTTAAACACCCttataaatcccttccttcttctttcttcccctaatcaacctctacacaatactaactatacCTAATATACTGGAACAAcaatgttaacaatactatgtaagccacattgagcctgcaaataggtgggataatgtgggataaaaaaaatcaaacttttcAATGTTCTTTTCTAGGGCAGCACTGTAACATGGAAATAGGTTTTTATGCTCAGACCTGTCATTCATatgttaatcatctctctgaactcatgtgcaactttctttagtcaccttactttctaactcctcttactctcttacctatctatatgttccgtctttgcttacaccctacgctgtctattaaaatgttctattacatattctgTTGACATAAGTGGTATACTAAACTgttctttgtattgttgtttgaatattttgactgctgtaTTATTCATGCTTGATTTTATTTGTACTATACAccttcttgagtgaattccttcaaaaaagcagtaaataaaccctaataaataaatacgcaCCTAGGACTCCATATCCCTCTGCCTTTATGTTAGGCTGCAGGGCAACTTCTGTTCTAGGATGTAGCTCCGCAGGGATCTCTAGCAGCTTTTCTGAGGACCCTGGTGTTATGGGCCCTGGATCAGAGGTGTCATTGCCAGTCCAGTCACAGAGAGGATGATGGGATGCAAAAGCATCTACTAGGTGATTCTCATTTCCCTGTGAGAAAgagtaagggggtggggggggggggaatggatatCAAAGAGAGATGGGACACTAGTGAACAATGCTGTGTAGACTGAAACTAGAGTAGATTCTCAAAGGGaacaggaaaaggaaagggaaatgatggGAAAGAGGATGGGGAATGTTTTACTTTTACACTGTTAACATTCTTTAGCAACCTTCTTATAACCAACATGGTCTTTAGAGATCTACAGATCCTTTGACTGTTCTATTTTCTAACATTTATACAAACTAGAGGTGCATTGTTGCTGTGCttttaggggttcttttgctaaatgggccctgctgcagataactcgagctaacctttagtaaaagatacCCTGAGTGTTCTATTTTGTAACTTGTGGAGATTTAGAGGTGTTTTGTCactgtgctttcagtgttctgttTTGTAACATATAGAGATTTGGAAGTGCATTCTCAATGTGCATGGATGGTCCTCATTTGTGAGTTATGAGATTTGGAGGTGCTTTGTCTCTCCTTTCAGTGTTctattttgtaacatttatacatcTAGAGGTCCGTTGTCGCTGTGCTTTGAGTGTtctattttgtaacatatagagaTTTGGAAGTGCATTCTCAATGTGCATGGATGGTCCTCATTTGTGAGTTATGAGATTTGGAGGTGCTTTGTCTCTCCTTTCAGTGTTctattttgtaacatttatacatcTAGAGGTCCGTTGTCGCTGTGCTTTGAGTGTtctattttgtaacatatagagaTTTGGAAGTGCATTCTCAATGTGCATGGATGGTCCTCATTTGTGAGTTATGAGATTTGGAGGTGCTTTGTCTCTCCTTTCAGTGTTctattttgtaacatttatacatcTAGAGGTCCGTTGTCGCTGTGCTTTGAGTGTtctattttgtaacatatagagaTTTGGAAGTGCATTCTCAATGTGCATGGATGGTCCTCATTTGTGAGTTATGAGATTTGGAGGTGCTTTGTCTCTCCTTTCAGTGTTctattttgtaacatttatacatcTAGAGGTCCGTTGTCGCTGTGCTTTGAGTGTtctattttgtaacatatagagaTTTGGAAGTGCATTCTCAATGTGCATGGATGGTCCTCATTTGTGAGTTATGAGATTTGGAGGTGCTTTGTCTCTCCTTTTAGTGTTctattttgtaacatttatacatcTAGAGGTCCGTTGTCGCTGTGCTTTGAGTGTtctattttgtaacatatagagaTTTGGAAGTGCATTCTCAATGTGCATGGATGGTCCTCATTTGTGAGTTATGAGATTTGGAGGTGCTTTGTCTCTCCTTTCAGTGTTctattttgtaacatttatacatcTAGAGGTCCGTTGTCGCTGTGCTTTGAGTGTtctattttgtaacatatagagaTTTGGAAGTGCATTCTCAATGTGCATGGATGGTCCTCATTTGTGAGTTATGAGATTTGGAGGTGCTTTGTCTCTCCTTTCAGTGTTctattttgtaacatttatacatcTAGAGGTCCGTTGTCgctgtgctttcagtgttctattTTGCAACATTTATACATCTAGAGGTCCGTTGTCGCTGTGCTTTGAGTGTtctattttgtaacatatagagaTTTGGAAGTGCATTCTCAATGTGCATGGATGGTCCTCATTTGTGAGTTATGAGATTTGGAGGTGCTTTGTCTCTCCTTTCAGTGTTctattttgtaacatttatacatcTAGAGGTCCGTTGTCGCTGTGCTTTGAGTGTtctattttgtaacatatagagaTTTGGAAGTGCATTCTCAATGTGCATGGATGGTCCTCATTTGTGAGTTATGAGATTTGGAGGTGCTTTGTCTCTCCTTTCAGTGTTCTATTTTGCAACATTTATACATCTAGAGGTCCGTTGTCGCTGTGCTTTGAGTGTtctattttgtaacatatagagaTTTGGAAGTGCATTCTCAATGTGCATGGATGGTCCTCATTTGTGAGTTATGAGATTTGGAGGTGCTTTGTCTCTCCTTTCAGTGTTctattttgtaacatttatacatcTAGAGGTCCGTTGTCGCTGTGCTTTGAGTGTtctattttgtaacatatagagaTTTGGAAGTGCATTCTCAATGTGCATGGATGGTCCTCATTTGTGAGTTATGAGATTTGGAGGTGCTTTGTCTCTCCTTTCAGTGTTctattttgtaacatttatacatcTAGAGGTCCGTTGTCGCTGTGCTTTGAGTGTtctattttgtaacatatagagaTTTGGAAGTGCATTCTCAATGTGCATGGATGGTCCTCATTTGTGAGTTATGAGATTTGGAGGTGCTTTGTCTCTCCTTTCAGTGTTctattttgtaacatttatacatcTAGAGGTCCGTTGTCGCTGTGCTTTGAGTGTtctattttgtaacatatagagaTTTGGAAGTGCATTCTCAATGTGCATGGATGGTCCTCATTTGTGAGTTATGAGATTTGGAGGTGCTTTGTCTCTCCTTTCAGTGTTctattttgtaacatttatacatcTAGAGGTCCGTTGTCGCTGTGCTTTGAGTGTTctattttgtaacatttatacatcTAGAGGTCCGTTGTCGCTGTGCTTTGAGTGTtctattttgtaacatatagagaTTTGGAAGTGCATTCTCAATGTGCATGGATGGTCCTCATTTGTGAGTTATGAGATTTGGAGGTGCTTTGTCTCTCCTTTCAGTGTTCTATTTTGCAACATTTATACATCTAGAGGTCCGTTGTCGCTGTGCTTTGAGTGTtctattttgtaacatatagagaTTTGGAAGTGCATTCTCAATGTGCATGGATGGTCCTCATTTGTGAGTTATGAGATTTGGAGGTGCTTTGTCTCTCCTTTCAGTGTTctattttgtaacatttatacatcTAGAGGTCCGTTGTCGCTGTGCTTTGAGTGTtctattttgtaacatatagagaTTTAGAAATGCTTTGTCATTCCTTTGAGTATAATATTTTGTAACTTGTAGAGATTTTGAGgtgatttgtctttttttttttttttttttttttaacttttagggATTTAGAGGTACATTTTCACTGGCTTGACTGTTCGTGACTACTAAATATGTCTTTTCAATATTGATCAGTCAAAGCACTGTGCCATTGCACCTCTAAATCTCAAAAGTTACAAAATACAACAGTCCAAGCCTTCTGGTTGTTTTTGCTGCTATAGACCAACACACTATTCCTTTGGAAAATAGAGAAAATAGTTTAAAACTATGTAGATAGTACTATAGCTCAAAAAGTAAATTTATTCCTACGCTTAATATAACACATGGTTAGTCCAGTGGTTCTGTGTCAGCAGTCTGATCTGCCATGTAGAGGATCCAGATTAGCTCTCTCTATGCCCTCTGGCCATCTGGAGGTAGAAATACTGCAAAGACAGCATTGAGAGCTCCTAAGGAGAGCGAGTTGCTATTTTTAAGGGAGAAACCTTGTGGGTGCTTATAGAATAAAGCTATTTTCCTGTATAAAGAGCTACTTATAGGTCTAAGAGGGATATTTGATAATTGCTGGGAGTTTTGGCTGCATACTTTAACCCTCCTCATTCAGCAGTGTTGTTCCCAAGAGCAAAAGCTTGCAAGTTACCCTgaccaggagggagattttgagTCAGTGCTCAATTTCTAACATACCTGTTACTTGGGTACCTGAGGCAGGTATAGGAGATAGGTATCTACTATGGGGACCCTCTTTTAAAAGGAGGTAGTAACATCACAATGCATTATGGGACCAGCAGTGCTGATTTTAAGCTGTAGAATCAGGAACTGAAATAGAACACTGCATTAAGATGCAAGTTTAAAACTAGGACTTGGGAAAAAGTCTtccccctggaactggataacttggtagctctgtgcatgtcattttctattttcagaACTTTGTGCATTATTTTCATTGGGAAAAGTAAGCTCAAGACTTAGTGAGAATATGCATGGACTTTCAGTATGAAAACTGATGACTAAAAAGATTGAAACTGCACTGATTACCCAATAACACGGGGTCTCAAAACAGGCCCTATTTTATGGTTCCTGCCTTCAGGCTGAGACTGGAAACTGCAGGGGAGTTGTGAGCAAAGTTTCAGCTTTGCCTAGGACtggaagaaaagggagaaaggaggaactacaagaccaaaaaataaaacacaattcAAAACTCACCTCTGAGAATCGGCTGCAGGATTGGAAGACTGAGAAGGAAACAGAAATGTCATGAGATCACACGAATGCAAGACTTGAGAGTTTCAGCAGGAGGCACTCGTTTAGTCAGAAGGCAACTTTTGAGTGAGCTAAGAGGTAGGATGGGTGAACATcatttcttctttcccctcccaAGCCCCTCCAACTGAAGACATCAACAGCCCACCAAATCCCCCATCAGAAAACCATAGCACTTTGACCCACTGATGCCAGCATCCTGGAAATGCTTAATTCTTGACCATGAACTCAGCCTACGAGAGAACTGAGCATGCGGTGGAACCAGTGTTGGCAGCTCAGAGCATTCTTGTTGACCGCTGCAGTTTTTAATGGGGGTTTGGTAGGCTGTGGATGTCCCATCAGCCCAAATGATGCACCACTGTGGGGTTGGCATGAGGTGAAAGTGGATGGCCTAGGCCCTctcaggcccatctgtggctatgtCCCTGACTGTAGGTCCTGGGCTGGCTTATTCATTAggcaatttatttattgggaattattaaccacctttatgaagagaacaGCGGGAACAGTCACCTAGGTCAACAATCTTTGGGGGGGGACCAGCAAAGGGCAGCTGTAGTCAAGGGAAACAATAGATCTTGACAGCCACAAGCTCAAAGAACCATCAACAAGTATTTCTTCCTTCAGGGAGGGGCAGCAGCTTCAGACAAAGAAAAACAATAGATCCTGCAGCTCCACTAAAGATCCATCAGGGCATTCTTGTAGCTCCAGggagggtgggcaattttcaaattgcCCATTTACCCAGAAAATGGCTTTTTGGAAATTGCTTTCATTTTGAATATGAGTCATGATAGCAGGGGGCCACTTTAATAGCATAATGCCCAGTTACGCAGTTTTACAGGACTGTTGTGGGGTGACCATGAATTTGTAGTTTAATTTCAGAATCTCATTGGGAGGGCAAGAAAGGTAATTGCAGGGAAGTGttcaaggctgaaggtttgccaaACACGTCCAGTAcccttaaccagtcagcagctgctGTTGGCAATGCGTTGGGCACCTGCGGCAGGTATAGGAGAAAGGTATCTACTATGGGGATCCACTTTTAAGAGGAAGTGGTAACATCACAATGTATAGCACTAGGGCAAGGCAAAATGAAGTTTGTAATCCTTGGGCCAAAGGCACCTGACATGCATCTCTTCTATGAGACATCCTTCACTGTTGTGGTCTATGGAATGACACCCAAGATGACCCCATTGCATGCTGCAGACCCCTGCTTTGCTGTGTAGCCTGTGACTGTCTCCTTGTTGGGTTAGTGAGAAGCTACATCAgacactactcacctttcttcaGGCAGGGAACTTTCACTTTCCTTCTGTGGAAAAGCAGAGCAGCCAGGAGGAGGGTCACCATGGAGAGAAGGAGAAGAGCCAGCACAGCCTGAGGAGctgaagatttttaaaaatatcagtcCCTCTCCCCTATTATTTACATCAAATCATTCTCCAACTCCATACTCAGGTCTCTCTTCTATCCCTTTACCCCACTCTCCCTCCTTCAGCCCATCCCCAGTTTCTTTACCCAACCCTCTCTCCATCTTTCCCCATCTTTTACCAGCTCATTCATTTCCATCCTGTGCCCTTCACCTCCCCATCTCTCCATCACTGTAACTTTGCTCTATCTTATGCCTCTGCTCTCTCTGCTACAGAGTTTAGCAACAGTTGTAGGCAAAAAAATGCAGGACCACAGGATAAACTGAtcacaaaaaaaataataccCAACAAACTCCATGATTTCTGCTGTTCACACGCTTTGTCCACAGTCCTTGTCACAGGATGCAAACAACTAGAAAATGGAAACACAAGAAATAAGTAGGACGCACACATGTCCATTCCCCAGTTCTCCCTGCAGTGTCAGTGGCAATTCCAGCCTGGTGAGACTGCCTCCTGTTGGTATCAGAGAAGCACTTCTATTCTCCTTTTCCCATGCAGTCGGTGTTTCTTCTCCACTTACTGTAATGTGGTTATACATTCCCCAGTTGTTGAATTGAAGACTCTCAGTTCTGTACAAGATGTCAGAGGTGGGCTGGAGGTAGGCTGGAAGGTCAAAGCTGAAGGAAACAACAGATAAATATTAAGTGTGTGTGTTGGGAATCTATTTCCTCTCAGATTTTAatgttgtgtgtttgtgtgctgggGGTCCAGTTCCTCTCAGAGtttcttatactactactacttatcatttctatagtgctactagacgtacgcagtgctgtacactcaggggtgtgctggtaagtttttaacaacaggctctttctccggacatagccagctctgcagttggaagggccaggggtggccgggggtgggggagcaacacttgcctctctctccttcctcccttcgtgcgggcacgctaggcataccattgctggcagccaatagatggactgccaccactcccaacgtcttgctctgagtagcatgctggaacttctctcacatgctcgagaagccccagcctgctgcccagagttggaaacaaggagcggggagcagcagtagtctatttacttggctggcagggctcagcatccccaccagcaaagtaaaagataattcagcaggaggcccaagcccacattttgggagtcagttgttaaagtagccatggagggccctactttaacaaccggctcccaaaattcttaaaaacttaacaaccggctcttgtgagcctgtgagagcctgctccagcacaccactgtgtacactggacatgaagagacgtGATTAGgatggacaaataagggataaaggaattaaggtgggaatgataaaacatagaagaagtgttaggagttaaagcatcaccaaaaagatgggcttttagcctagatttgaagactgccagagctgattcaggaagtctattccaggcatatggtacagcaagataaaaggaacagagtctggagttggcagtgaaggagaagggtacagataagagagatttacctgatgaacagagttctcagggaggagtgtagggagagataagagtggagaggtactgaggagctgcagagtgaatgcacttgtaagtcaataagaggagtttgaattgcatgcagaaatggatagggagccaatgaagagacttgaggagagggctaatatgagcatagtgacactggtggaatatgagtcatgcagcagaattttgaacacattgaaggggagagagatggtttagtgggagacctgtaagaagcaagttgcaataatctaagcaagaggtgataagagtgtggataagggttctggtagtgtgctcagaaaggaaaggacaaattttggtgatattatagggaAAGACATGACAGGTTTTAACAGTCTGTTGATtatgtgcagagaagaagagaggagtcgaagatgacacccaaggttaccagctgatgagacagggaggatgagggtgttatccacagagatagagaatggggaagaggagaggttggtttaggggaaaagataagaaggtcatgtttagtttcagatggcagtgagacatccaggcagcaatgtcagacaggcagactgatactttggtctagattcctgctgaaatttctggtgtggagaggtagatctggggggagtcagcataaagatgatactgaaaaccatgggatgagatcagagtaccaagggaagaagaatagatggagaaaagaagaggtcccaggacagatccctgaggtacaccaactgacagtgggatagaagtagaggaggatccactagagtacaCACTAAAGGTAtgatgctgggagagataagaagaaaaccaggaaagaacagagccctgaaatccaagtgaggacagtgtatctaggagtaggtggtgatcaacagtgtcaaaagcagcagatagattgagaaggatgaggatagaatagagatcttTGAATCTGGCTAGAAACAGGTCATTGGAgcctttagcaagcgctgtttcagttgaattaaAAGGGccaaagccagattgaagtggatcaggaatagcttgagatgaaagagagTCAAGataatggcggtgaacagcacattcaagtatcttggataggaaagggagaagggagatggggcaatagttggacggacaggtagggtccaatgaaggttttatatatatatatatatatatatatatatatatatatatatatatatatatataatatatatatatatatatatatatatatatatatatatatatgtgtgtgtgtgtgtttgtgcgctGGTGGTCCATTTCCTCTCAGATCTTCTTATTGTGTATCTGGGTGTAGGGTTGAAGCTATAATCTTACTATTTGGATACTTTGTGCTGTTGCTGATCCACAGACACTGTTGGCAAGGCTTGGAGTATACGGTCCGGTTCTGACATCTGTAGCCAGGCTTACACTGACAGATTCGTGGGGACCGAGGGCCGCAGGGTTGCTTTTCTACTAGATCACCTGGGTAAGTAGACACAGACATAGGAGTCAGGGCATGTGCAAGGCCTGAGAGTGTGGAAGTTCAGGCAATTTGTAAGGAGCATCTCTTTACCTTTGCATTTGGGAGAGCATTGAATACATGCAAAATGAGTGTGCCACTCGCTGGTGTAAGAATTCATAGGACAGGTCCTACAGATGGTGTTATTGGTTTCAGAGCATCGATCTGCTGCATATTCTCctaatgaataaaaaaaagtaaGGAGGAGATGCAAGAACATCAAGATTCATGTCTTGGAGTTGTCAGAAGTAGATCTTGGAGGCAGTTACCTGGGGGGCACTTTGAACAGCACCATTTTCCCTCATGCAGATACTCGTGCTCACTGGTGTTGCACTTTCCTCCGAGAGGACGATAAGGAGCTGGAAACTGCAGAAGATCATATTGGAAATCAGAATTCATCCTGCTGTTGTGGGATGTTTGTGAGGGTGAGGTGGTTGGGTGATGTGTGACAGGTGTGTGTTCATATGGGTGTGAAGCCTGCATTGTCATTCCACCTTTTGCACCTAATCTGCTGTgggactgtgtgtgtgtttctcagGGTGAGGTAGTTGGGTGGTGTATGAAAGGGCAGGagatgtggtgtgtgtgtgtgtataggcatTGCTGTTGCCCATTCTGTACCTATTCTGTGGCTACAGGATATGTTTGCAAGGCAGGGTGGTGGGACAGTGTGTGCAGGTGGTGCAGATCTTGGATTCAGTGGAGCAGTAAGATATAGAAGGCTTCATGTCAGTTTAGCAGGGTCTGATATGGTGGAAAGAGGAAAGATGGGCTGCTTCACACACGTTTCTGAGTAACCCACTGTCTGTTCTGATCAGGTCGTGATGACGGATGTGGCAGCTAGAAACGAGAATAACAAGACTGCAAGAAAGGGCAAATACGTGAGAGCAGGAAGAAAGTGAGTCACAGTGAGATCAGTGTCAGCAGTGAAGAGAGAAGTCAGCTTTTCCC is drawn from Microcaecilia unicolor chromosome 14, aMicUni1.1, whole genome shotgun sequence and contains these coding sequences:
- the LOC115458360 gene encoding tumor necrosis factor receptor superfamily member 3-like, which encodes MGGLELVLHAIKLLLLTRFGSAAMEPRQFPAPYRPLGGKCNTSEHEYLHEGKWCCSKCPPGEYAADRCSETNNTICRTCPMNSYTSEWHTHFACIQCSPKCKGDLVEKQPCGPRSPRICQCKPGYRCQNRTVYSKPCQQCLWISNSTKYPNTLTFQPTSSPPLTSCTELRVFNSTTGECITTLHCLHPVTRTVDKACEQQKSWSLLAPQAVLALLLLSMVTLLLAALLFHRRKVKVPCLKKVFQSCSRFSEGNENHLVDAFASHHPLCDWTGNDTSDPGPITPGSSEKLLEIPAELHPRTEVALQPNIKAEGYGVLGSLSIYNPSTVFIGYITTLTNSGPLVEDQFSKDELKYPKQEENLSVEKEPPSQHQEGLEKSLIPIQEECQHNQGK